The Astatotilapia calliptera chromosome 14, fAstCal1.2, whole genome shotgun sequence genome includes a region encoding these proteins:
- the arrb1 gene encoding beta-arrestin-1 isoform X4, giving the protein MGDKGTRVFKKASPNGKLTVYLGKRDFVDHVDRVEPVDGVVLIDPEYLKERKVFVTLTCAFRYGREDLDVLGLTFRKDLFVANIQAFPPVTEEKKTLTRLQERLIKKLGEHAYPFTFEIPLNLPCSVTLQPGPEDTGKACGVDFEVKAFCAENVEEKIHKRNSVRLVIRKVQYAPEKPGPQPTAETTRQFLMSDKPLHLEASLDKEIYYHGEPISVNVHVTNNTNKTVKKMKISVRQYADICLFNTAQYKCPVATEESDDVVAPSSTFCKVFTLTPFLANNREKRGLALDGKLKHEDTNLASSTLLRDGANKEILGIIVSYKVKVKLVVSRGGLLGDLAASDVSVELPFTLMHPKPLEESFYREAADEAPVDANLIEFDTNDDDIIFEDFARQRLIGAKDDKDEDEEPVDSPKLDDR; this is encoded by the exons ATGGGAGATAAAGGAACAAG AGTGTTTAAGAAAGCCAGCCCCAATGGAAAG CTCACCGTCTACCTGGGGAAGAGAGACTTCGTGGACCACGTGGATCGGGTGGAGCCTGTCG ACGGCGTCGTTCTGATCGACCCGGAGtacctgaaggagaggaaag TGTTTGTGACTCTGACGTGTGCGTTCCGTTATGGTCGCGAGGATTTGGACGTCCTCGGATTGACGTTCCGGAAGGACCTGTTTGTGGCGAACATCCAGGCGTTTCCTCCGGTCACCGAAGAGAAGAAGACTCTGACTCGTCTTCAGGAACGTCTGATTAAAAAACTGGGAGAACACGCCTACCCGTTCACCTTCGAG ATTCCTCTGAACCTGCCGTGTTCGGTCACCCTGCAGCCGGGACCGGAGGACACCGGAAAG GCCTGCGGAGTCGACTTTGAGGTGAAAGCTTTCTGTGCCGAAAATGTTGAAGAAAAGATCCACAAAAG GAACTCTGTGCGTCTGGTGATCAGGAAGGTGCAGTACGCTCCAGAGAAACCTGGCCCTCAGCCGACGGCAGAAACCACCAGACAGTTCCTGATGTCGGACAAACCGCTGCACCTGGAGGCCTCGCTGGACAAGGAG ATCTATTACCACGGTGAGCCAATCAGCGTCAACGTTCACGTCACCAACAACACCAACAAGACCgtgaagaagatgaagatctCAG TGCGACAGTACGCCGACATCTGCCTGTTCAACACGGCTCAGTACAAATGTCCCGTGGCCACCGAGGAGTCAGA TGACGTTGTGGCTCCCAGTTCGACTTTCTGCAAAGTTTTCACCCTCACTCCGTTTCTGGCCAACAATCGCGAGAAACGAGGTCTCGCTCTGGACGGAAAACTGAAGCACGAGGACACCAACCTGGCGTCCAGCACGCT GTTGAGAGATGGAGCCAATAAGGAGATTCTCGGCATCATCGTGTCCTACAAAGTCAAAGTGAAGCTGGTTGTGTCTCGTGGCGG GCTCCTTGGAGATCTGGCAGCGAG TGACGTCTCGGTCGAGCTGCCCTTCACGTTAATGCACCCGAAGCCTTTAGAGGAGTCCTTCTACAGGGAAG CTGCAGACGAGGCTCCAGTCGACGCGAACCTCATCGAGTTTGACACAAA CGACGATGACATCATCTTCGAAGACTTTGCCCGCCAGCGGCTGATCGGAGCAAAAGACGACAAGGATGAAGACGAGGAGCCGGTGGACTCGCCCAAACTGGACGACAGATAG